Within Candidatus Bathyarchaeota archaeon, the genomic segment ACAGCCCCAACCAGCACGCACCCCAACCTAACAGAAACCACCACACTAATCACAGGCACAGTTATTGCATCCGTGGTTGCTGCTACAGGCGTGGCAGTGTACCGTTTTAGGCACTCTAAACCAGCCAAAACACAGCCAATTTAGGGTTCACTTGGTTGTTGCTTTAAAGGGAGGAAGGTCTAAGGCGGAACAACAGCGCTTTTTATTTTAGTATTAAGGCTTATCAAAACAAGATAATTCCAATTTAACAATCTTTGATTTCAATAATGCAAGTTGCTGGCGGTCCATAATTTGCTTGCCCCTTAAGTTCAACTGTAACTGTGTAGTTTCCTGGCATCACTTGAGTTCCATTCTCGAAGATGTTGTTTTGGTGCCAGTCGATAGTTCTGTATAAAGTTGTATTATGAGGCGGAAATGATGGTCCTCCGTAAAGGTGAGGCGACTGGCCAAAGATGTCTGCCCAGACATTGTGGATACCGCAAGTATAGCTGTAGGGATAGAAGACACGCCAATTTTGCGGGTTATAAACATAGATTGAAAAGTGCACTGTTTCGCCCGGACTGTATGATTGTTTATCAGACGTAACCGTAATTTCAACAGGTCCCGGACTAGCATAGGTTAGCTGGAACACAACAAAACCAGTCAGGACTAAGACAAAAACAAGTACTACTGTGCAGAGTTTTTTGTATTTCTTTGGTTTTGTTTGCATAACAGAATTTTTCATCAATTTTTGCATCATATTAAGTATAAAAAATACAGCATATAAAATTTTAGAAATTCTTTGGTTTTTAACAGTCTTCTTTGCAGGCAGAACCTTAAAACAGGCAACAAAATCAACCGAGAATGACTATACGAACCTATTTGGAGCCTAATAGCCAATGTATGCAGAAACGATAGAGAGAGGTCTTGAAAAAGCTTTTAAGTCAAAACCGAACAACAAGAATCAAGGGGGCGCTTTAAGTGATTAAAACAAGCTTTGTACTGATTCTTCTTTGTTGCCTGTTAATTGTTTCGGCTTTTGTCAGTTTAGCATCAGCCAATCCAGTAAGAACTGGCAGAGGAGACGTTGACCCCGCTATAATTATTTCAGTTGTTATGGTACCATCCCTTGTGGGACTTTTTGTTTTATACCTGATTCGCCGCAGACAAACATAAACAGAAAAACTGACCCAGCAGTTACGGGTTAATTTTTTAGAGATTTAAGAAAAAACAAAAAATGAAAGAAAGTGTTATGCTGATGCTGGAGCTACTTCTTTAGATTCTTTGGCTTCTTCTTTTTTTGGAGCAGCTTCTTTTGCTGGTGCGGCTTCCGCTTTGGGGGCTTCTTGTTTTGCTGATTCCTGTTTAGCGGCGGGGGCGGTTTCTTTGGGTGCTTCTGCGGCTTGTGCACGGAATACGGCGACGTTTTGTGGTCTGAGGCAGCGTGAATCGTAGTCTTCATCTTGGAGGTCAAGGGTGCCTTTGACTGTGCCATCCTTTAAGTATTCAATCTTGAAGCCCATCTTCTTAGTTAAGCTGAGCGCGCGGTAATTGTCGGGCAGCATGATAGCGTAAACTTTGGTGATGCCTTTTTCGCGGGCGATGTCAAGCACGTAATCAACGATTTTTGTGCCCAAGCCCAAGCCTTGCCATTTGTCGCTGACAAGGAAGGACATTTCGCCTGTTTCACCTTCAATTTCAAAGTTTAAGCGACCCACACCAAGCAGTTTACGTTTGCCTTGCTCAACGATTTCCGCGACGATAGCGACTTCTCTGTCGTAGTCGATGTTGCAGTAGCGGACGCGGACTTCGTGGGGTGTGTCTTTGAGCATTTGGAAGAATCGGTATCTGATGGATTCCTCAGAGAGGCTTTGGAACATTTCCAGCCACATAGGTTCATCCTCAGGCTTAATTGGACGCAACAGTACTTCTTGCCCATTCTTTAGAGACCATAGTGCCTCGTACTTTTTGGGATAGGGGCTGATGACTAAGTGCTCGTGGGGTTCAACTTTTTTGCAGATTTTGTCTTTGTCAATGACGATTCGGGCGTCAAGGATGCTTATGTCGTTTTGGTGGATAAGCAAGGGGTTAATGTCTATTTCTTTGATTTGTGGGAAGTCAACCAGTAAGTCACTAAACAGCAGCATGGTTTCTTCCAGACGCTTAATGTCTGCTGGTGCAGAACCTCTGTAGCCTTTGAGAAGACGATAAATCTTGGTTTCACCCATCATCAGCTTAATCAATGTAGAGTTCAATGGCGGCAAGCCGATTGTGTAGTCTTTGAAGAGTTCAACACCTACACCGCCCATACCGAACAAAATGATTGGACCAAACAATGGGTCAGTTTTTGCACCCAGAATCACTTCAGTGCCTTTCTTGTCAACCATTGGCTGCACAGTGACACCGATGATTTGTGCGTTGGGGTTGTAAGCGTTTGCACGTTGAATTAGCAACTCGAAAGCTTCACGAACCTGTTCTGGACTGCGAACGTTAAGGATAACGCCTCCAGCATCGCTTTTGTGAACAATTTGTGGAGAAAGAATCTTTAGCACAACTGGGAAACCCATTTCATGCGCGTACGCGATTGCTTCATCAACTGTGTTTGCCGCTGCGGTTCGGACAACTGGGAAGTTGTAGTATTTGAGGATTTTTTTAGCTTCGTCCTCGGTGAGGATTTCTCTTCCTTCAAATGCTGCGTTTCGCAAAATCACCATGATTGGGCGTTTTGGCGGTGCAACATCAACAGGTAATTCTTCAGGGGTTTCATAGAGGAGACCAACGTTGCTTTGGTAGTGGTACATGGACATGTATGTTTTAATGGCTTGCTCAGGTGTGCTGTAGGTTGGAATATTGTTTTGGTTTAGGATTTTGTTTGCTTCTTCGACAGCACCAAATCCGATAAACGAGGTTAGCACCGTCTTGTTTTGGTATGGCTGAGATCTAACCAGTTCTGCTATTGCTTTTGCGATTTCAACTGCCTCGGAAACCGCTTGCTGAGTGAAAATAACCAAAACACCATCAACGTTTTCATCTTTTAAGCATGCTTCAAGCGCGGCTTTGTAACGGTCATGCTTGGCATCACCCAAAACATCAACTGGGTTACCGTGACTCCAAAACGGTGGCAAAACAGCATTAAGAGAATCAATGGATTTCTGGCTGATTTTTGCGATTTTTCCTCCGTGGGCAATCAATGAGTCAGTTGCCATAACTCCTGGCCCGCCAGCGTTAGTGATAACTGCTAAGCGTGGACCTTTAGGAAGCGGCTGAGTGCCCAAAACCTCGGCTGAATTGAATAAATCTGCGATTTCATCAACACGGACAACACCTGCACGTTTGAAAGCAGCATCGTAAATGTCATCTTCACCTGACATTGAGCCAGTGTGTGACGCGGCTGCCTTTGCGCTTTCTGCAAATTTGCCTGATTTAATAACAATGATTGGTTTGGTTCTTGCGAAGTGTCGGGCTGCACTCATGAATTTACGGGCTTCGGTTAAACCTTCAACGTACATGAGAATGCTTTTTGTTTTTGGGTCACTGCCAAAATAATCAATTAAATCGCCAAAGTCAACGTCAAGCATGCTGCCGACAGAAACGAAATTGCTAAAACCAATGTTTTCATGAATTGCCCAGTCCAAAATTGCTGAACCCAACGCGCCGCTTTGAGATAGAAACGCGATGTTTCCGGGTTTGGGCATTTTGTCCACAAAAGTAGCGTTTAAGCCTATTCTTGGTCGGATGATACCGATACAGTTGGGACCGATTACGCGGATTTTGTTTTTCTTTGCGATTGCCGCAATTTGGTCTTCCAAAGCTTTTCCTTCTGGACCAGTCTCTTTGAATCCAGCTGAAACAATAATTACGCCTTTTACCTGTGCTTTTGCACATTCCTCCATTACTGCTGGAACAGTTTTTGCGGGGGTAGCAATTATTACCAAGTCAATTGGTTCGGGAACCTTGTCAACTGATGGATAAGTTTTTACGCCGAGAATTTCAGGTTTTCTGATGTTAACGTAAAAAACTTTGCCTTCAAAGCCATGTTGAAAATTCTTCACTATTGCATATCCAACTGAGCCTTCAGCATCACTTGCGCCGATAATAGCTACGCTTTGAGGATTAAAGATTTTATCAAGATTTAAAGTAACCATGCTGATATCTTCCTTGTTTTAAGATACTTCGTCCTTTTCGTTCGTGCTTTTCAGCAAATTAAATGTTGCGTATCGTGGCTATAATTCTTAACTTCTCAACCTTAATTTTTTGGGGTTATGAAATGTTCATAACTGATTGAATAAGGGTGAACACAAATAGACTATTTAAGATATTGTTAATATAGCGCACAAACCCAAAACCAAAAACCAGTCAATTAAGCTGGAACACTTTTTACAATCGACACACAATCGCCCAACTGTGCCGTGGATGTTTCATCTAATTCATAAATAATTTTCAAGCCTTCACTGGTCTGCAGCACAAACCCGCAATCACGCAACCGTTTCATTTGCCAAGTCAACGCCTGAGAAGAAACCGCAACCTCATCAGCTAACCTGCCATGAGATAACCGCTTTCTGCGCAATAAAACCTCAACAATCCGCCGTGCTGTCCCGTGTCTGAGCAGAGAAATCCAAGTCATCTCTTTCTTGGAAAAACGCTTAGAAATAAAAAATCGCTTGTAGCGACCGTCTCTGACAAATGAAACCAATCCAGCTCGCACTAAAACACCTAAATGATACTGTGCAAGTCCAACAGGAACACAAAGACCAGCACAGAGAACCCTAAAGGAAACTCCGGGGTTTTGGTTGACAAAATTGTAGATTTGCATGCGGGTTGTGTTAAAGGCAACTGCTGCATCAGCAAACCCGTTGTGGGTTGGAATAGAAAAAGTTGACGTAACCGCAAAAAACAGGGGTTTTTCAAAGCCAAACAGGTGTAGGCTATCGGCTACTGAGTACGTATGCAGTTTTTTGACGGGTTGGTTTTGGCTGTTGCTGGTTAGAACAAAGTTTTTTTGTTGATGCAATGTGGCGGCAAAGCAGATGACAAGGATAATTATGAGCAGGGATGCAACTGTTGCTTTTTTGAAACCCAAACTGTAACTCTCCACCCAAAAGGTGTATTCTTGCTGGTTTTTATTGGTATTTGTAAACAAATGTACTAGAAAATGGTATCTAAAAACGCTTATAACGTCTGCTGAGGTAGCTTCTTGCGATGTAGCATGACGCTTGAAGGGTATGTAGAGTATAAACGTAGAGAATTCTGCAAAGACATCAAATGCCCCGTACAACTGGAGTTAAACCGGCAATCTGAAGGCTCCTCTGAATATGAGCAAACACGCAAAAAATGCAGCAACGCCTGCCTCTACACCACATGGCAGTTCCATCACTGGCTCATAGAAAAAGGATATTTAATCTTAAAACCAAACCAATAAGGGCACTAATTTTTCAGAGCCTTCACCTGGAATTGGGTTTTGGCGGTTTTGATTTCGCGGTAAGCCTTGAGAGCGAACGTGATTGTTAGTACTGAGAAGACATACATTAGTATGGTGCCCCACCAGTTGCTCACTGGGTCATGTGGTCCAAAGTCTGCCATTTGACTTAAAGCCGCTACAATGAATACGGACTGTAACACTATAAAGACGGCATCCAAACCAACCATGCCCATGAGTGCTATTCTTTTGCCTAACAAAAATAGGGCGGTAAAGATGCCAACTAGACCATATATCAGAAGAACCGTCAACGTGCTTTCAAAGTCATTGAAGCGGTACTGATCCATTCCAATCAAGTATCCACCAAAAAACAAACGGAAAAGCAAGATCACAACTAACGCTTTACCACTTCCAGTGAGCTCCACCAGACCCCTCCTTAAACAGTTAACTGGATACCTATATCCATTTGATTGCAGGTTCTTTTTTGATAGGTTTGATTGAATCCAGAGCGGCTGCAACTTCTGGGCTAGGATTGACTTTAGGGTAGCCAAGCAGGATAGGTCCAAATATTGCTTCATCCTCCTTTAGCTCAAGAGCTTGCACGATTTCAGCGTTACCTTTGACCATTCCGCCAAATCCAACGTAGCAGCTTCCCAGACCCAAGGATTGTGCAGCAATCATCATGTTTTCGCATGCAAGCAAGCTACTAAACGGGTTGTTAGCTGGACTGACAACGAAGATAATTACGGGTGCGTTGTAGTAGATTACGTCTTTGGGTTCGTCAATGGCATCGTAGAGGAGTGTTGCCATTTTGTAGAGTTCAGGTTGAGCCTGCTTTAGAGGTTCAATGGTTTGTTTCCAGAATGGCAATGTTGTTTGGAGAAGTTTTTGTTTAAATTAAGAGTTTTCGACTACAACAAACCTCCATGGCTGCGAGCGAGTCATAGACGTGAATGGCGCCTGATTACCTGCCTCAATTACTTTTTCAATTAATTCTTTGGGGACTGGTTTTTGTTCGTAGACCCTTGTGGATCTTCTGTTGTTTATTGCGTCAAATACTTCATTCATGATTTCATCACTGTCAAATTAATCCTTTAACCATGCGACGGAAATTGTGTTTCCATTAAGCTTTCTAAAGGTTTACAATGTTTTGTAATGCAAGCGTAAAGAAGTAAACAGAGAGACCTGAGAAGAAAAAGAATAAGCCAACTCCAATTGGTGAATCCAACCTAACATTTTCTTTACCATTTCTAAATCCACTTCTTCACCTCCATCAACGGTCTCTTAAGATTCTCCACTAAATCTTGTGATTATACTTCTGTGGAAATGATTAAGATTCAAACGTAATAATTCTAAAACACATTTATGGTTAACATGTGCTCAATCGGTTTATACAATTAAGTTTTATAAATGTTATTTGTTTCCAAAATTTATAGCCATTCAGAATCTAAATAGCCAAAAAGAGATGAAAGATGGATAGAATTAAGCTTGTGTTGCAGTAACCACTACATCATAGCTGTAGCTGAAAGCTTGGTCAGGCGTGTAATCTGAAGTTGTAGGTGTTAAAAAAGCAATCATGGACATATAGTAGGCTTTTCCAGGTTGTATGGGTTGCTGGTCGGTGGCTTGCTCTGAGAAGTGGCTGCCCGCGATGGTTCCGTACCAGCCACAGTTCAACGTTAAATCCATATCAGAAGGAATTTTCTTGTTGGCTACAGATGCATTAACCGTTATGGGCACATTGCCATCGTTACGAACTACGATGCAGGTGGCTGTCCAGCCAGCGTTGTGACCTGTTAGGGGGTCTACGACTACGGTGTTGACTCCGCCATTAAGTGACCCAGTGGTTGATGTGGGAAAAGATTCCCCGTTTGGAGTGAAAAGGGTGAATTGGATTGTTTGGCTACTGCTTGAGGTCGGTGTGGGTATCGGTGTAGGTGTTGGCGAACCAGAGGGGGGAACATTGTGTGGATATTTTGAGTTACCTTCAATGTGAATTGTCAAAGTTTTTGTTAACACCGCAACAACTATAGGCAGAGTTATCACTAAAGCCACTATAATGGCTAAAATTAGCAACTTTCGTTTCAACTATTTCACCTCTAAAAAAGCCGATGATTAAATGTTGTTTTGGGTTGATTTATACCTGTGTTTCAACCTGAAAAAACAACATTACGTTTTTCAGAAAATAAACCCTCTAAATGTTGAAAAACAAAAAAATCAAAAAACAACCCGCACAAACCCTTAGCCTTCGCGGTCAAGCAAACAGGGCAGCAAACAACGGATAATACATCGTTTGAGCATAAAGTTATTTAATTCTTAAACCAACTGCTCTCTCGAGGAAAAAGTTATGGAATGGGGTATGAAAAACCGATTAAGCAGGCTTATCCAGAAAGATGGAAAAGCATTATTTTTACCAATTGACCACGGATACTTCCAAGGACCAACACACTGCCTTGAACATCCCGCAGAAACAATCAAAAATATTTACCAATACGCAGACGGCATCATGCTCACACGTGGCGTCCTGCGAAACTGCATCGACCCAGCAATCGAAAAACCCATCATCATGAGAGTTAGCGGAGCAGTCTCCGTCGTAGGCGAAGACCTAGCCAACGAAAGCATCGTTACATCCATCCAAGAAATAATCAGGCTAAACGCCTCCGCGGTTTCCATGTCCGTTTTCGTGGGCAGCAAATACGAAAACAAAAGCCTAAGCAACCTATCAAAACTCGTTGATGAATGCGAGGACTATGGCATTCCAGTTATGGCAGTAAACGCGGTAGGCAAAGAACTGGAGAAGCGTGAGGCAAGGTATTTGGCGTTGGCTGCAAGGATTTCTGCTGAAATTGGCGCCCGCGTGGTTAAGACTTATTATTGTGAGAACTTCCGCAAGGTTGTTGATGGTTGTCCCGTGCCCGTTGTGATTGCTGGTGGACCACGAACGGAAACCCAAAAGGAAGTTTTCGATTTTGTCTATGATGGGATGCAGGCTGGCGCTATCGGCGTGAATTTGGGCAGAAACATTTGGCAAACAGAGAATCCAGTGGCGGCAATTCGGGCTATTCGCAGTATAATTCATGACAACTACACCGCACAGGAAGCAGACGACCTCTACAATCAAGTTATAGCAGGCAAAGCCTAACCCTTTTTTGGTGAACCCTCATGCAGGTCGCCGTCTACTACAACAATCATGACGTCCGAATCGAAGAATTATCCAAACCCACAATCACTGATGAAGAAGTTCTGCTGAAAGTGATGGCAAGCGGAATCTGCGGAAGCGACGTTATCGAGTGGTACCGCGTTCCCAAAGCCCCGCGTGTGCTGGGGCATGAAGCAACCGGCGTCATCGAAGATGTAGGTGCAAACGTTAGGGGCGTAAAAGTGGGTGACCGCGTGTTTGTTTCGCATCATGTTCCCTGCAATGCTTGTCGACACTGCGACCGTGGACACCACACCGCATGTCAAACCCTGCACACAACCAACTATTACCCCGGCGGCTTTAGCCAATACATCAAAGTCCCCAAAATCAACGTGGACTTTGGCATCTACAAGCTACCTGACCAGATGAGTTTTGAAGAAGGCACCTTCATAGA encodes:
- a CDS encoding GNAT family N-acetyltransferase: MVTLNLDKIFNPQSVAIIGASDAEGSVGYAIVKNFQHGFEGKVFYVNIRKPEILGVKTYPSVDKVPEPIDLVIIATPAKTVPAVMEECAKAQVKGVIIVSAGFKETGPEGKALEDQIAAIAKKNKIRVIGPNCIGIIRPRIGLNATFVDKMPKPGNIAFLSQSGALGSAILDWAIHENIGFSNFVSVGSMLDVDFGDLIDYFGSDPKTKSILMYVEGLTEARKFMSAARHFARTKPIIVIKSGKFAESAKAAASHTGSMSGEDDIYDAAFKRAGVVRVDEIADLFNSAEVLGTQPLPKGPRLAVITNAGGPGVMATDSLIAHGGKIAKISQKSIDSLNAVLPPFWSHGNPVDVLGDAKHDRYKAALEACLKDENVDGVLVIFTQQAVSEAVEIAKAIAELVRSQPYQNKTVLTSFIGFGAVEEANKILNQNNIPTYSTPEQAIKTYMSMYHYQSNVGLLYETPEELPVDVAPPKRPIMVILRNAAFEGREILTEDEAKKILKYYNFPVVRTAAANTVDEAIAYAHEMGFPVVLKILSPQIVHKSDAGGVILNVRSPEQVREAFELLIQRANAYNPNAQIIGVTVQPMVDKKGTEVILGAKTDPLFGPIILFGMGGVGVELFKDYTIGLPPLNSTLIKLMMGETKIYRLLKGYRGSAPADIKRLEETMLLFSDLLVDFPQIKEIDINPLLIHQNDISILDARIVIDKDKICKKVEPHEHLVISPYPKKYEALWSLKNGQEVLLRPIKPEDEPMWLEMFQSLSEESIRYRFFQMLKDTPHEVRVRYCNIDYDREVAIVAEIVEQGKRKLLGVGRLNFEIEGETGEMSFLVSDKWQGLGLGTKIVDYVLDIAREKGITKVYAIMLPDNYRALSLTKKMGFKIEYLKDGTVKGTLDLQDEDYDSRCLRPQNVAVFRAQAAEAPKETAPAAKQESAKQEAPKAEAAPAKEAAPKKEEAKESKEVAPASA
- a CDS encoding winged helix-turn-helix transcriptional regulator, coding for MGFKKATVASLLIIILVICFAATLHQQKNFVLTSNSQNQPVKKLHTYSVADSLHLFGFEKPLFFAVTSTFSIPTHNGFADAAVAFNTTRMQIYNFVNQNPGVSFRVLCAGLCVPVGLAQYHLGVLVRAGLVSFVRDGRYKRFFISKRFSKKEMTWISLLRHGTARRIVEVLLRRKRLSHGRLADEVAVSSQALTWQMKRLRDCGFVLQTSEGLKIIYELDETSTAQLGDCVSIVKSVPA
- the lsrF gene encoding 3-hydroxy-5-phosphonooxypentane-2,4-dione thiolase encodes the protein MEWGMKNRLSRLIQKDGKALFLPIDHGYFQGPTHCLEHPAETIKNIYQYADGIMLTRGVLRNCIDPAIEKPIIMRVSGAVSVVGEDLANESIVTSIQEIIRLNASAVSMSVFVGSKYENKSLSNLSKLVDECEDYGIPVMAVNAVGKELEKREARYLALAARISAEIGARVVKTYYCENFRKVVDGCPVPVVIAGGPRTETQKEVFDFVYDGMQAGAIGVNLGRNIWQTENPVAAIRAIRSIIHDNYTAQEADDLYNQVIAGKA